The sequence below is a genomic window from Rhodanobacteraceae bacterium.
ATACCCCCCTGGGCATGACGCACGTCATACCGTGCCGGCAAGCACATCGGAAACACTGCACGGAATGGCGCCGCCGGCGTCGTCAATCCGGAGCTCACGATGAAACTGCTTCCCTGGGCCACGGCCGCAGTGCTGGTCGCTGCAGGTACTGCGCTCGCCTACGTGATCAACAACAAGACGCTGCTGCTGCACCCTGCCGATGCGCCTGCCGAGATCTCCGGCACGGTCTCCACCGACAAGGTCAAGCTGCTGCGCACGCCCGACGGCACCTTGTTCGCCATCTACGGCGAGGCGCAGGACGTTCCGCGACTGGCCTACGACACCAAGTCCAAAGTGATCCGCAAGCCCTTCGACATCGTGGTCCGCGTGTCGATCGACAACGGCGACACCTGGGGCCCGTCGCTCAACATCTCCAACACCGCGTCGCTGACCTCGGCGCTCGGCATCCTCGAGGGCACCGGCGCGCCGGCGCTGGGGCCGGACGGCCACCCTGACATCGCCAATGACCCGCGAGCCACCGACTACCCGGGCGATTCGGACAAGGCGAATGTGTTCAATGTCGGCAACAACATCATCGTCACCTGGGGCGGCACCTACTGCCCTGGCGGTGCGCAGCGCTTCGTGGTCTATCCGGAGCTCAACGGCATCACCGTTCCGTACAGCTGCATGTACGTGTCGCGCCTGCGCTGGAACAGCACCACGCACGCATTCGATACCGTCTGGCCCGGCGGCCTCCCCTACCTGACCGAGCGCCTGAGCAATGGCCTGCGCGATGTCAAGCAGGATGCCAATCGCGGCAACTCCAGCGCCTTCGTGATCAACTGGCAGGAAGATCCGATGGGCCTCAAGCTCGGCGACGCCGACGGCCCGGGCGATGGCGCCTCGGGCGCGAACGTCAACAACGGCACCGATATCTGGTACGCCAGTTTGCCCACTGCCACGTTCGCGACGTCGTCCTGGGCCACCGCGACACGGATCACCCGCAACGCCAGTGACCTCGGCCCGCTGTCCAGCGCCGGCGACAAGGCCACCCATCCGCCGGGTGACTACGATCGCGGCAACGTCGGCGCATCGCGCGCCAACATCGGCCAGATCGGCACCAACGTGATCATCGCCTACGAAGAAACCAAGGGCTCGCAAGGCT
It includes:
- a CDS encoding exo-alpha-sialidase, producing the protein MKLLPWATAAVLVAAGTALAYVINNKTLLLHPADAPAEISGTVSTDKVKLLRTPDGTLFAIYGEAQDVPRLAYDTKSKVIRKPFDIVVRVSIDNGDTWGPSLNISNTASLTSALGILEGTGAPALGPDGHPDIANDPRATDYPGDSDKANVFNVGNNIIVTWGGTYCPGGAQRFVVYPELNGITVPYSCMYVSRLRWNSTTHAFDTVWPGGLPYLTERLSNGLRDVKQDANRGNSSAFVINWQEDPMGLKLGDADGPGDGASGANVNNGTDIWYASLPTATFATSSWATATRITRNASDLGPLSSAGDKATHPPGDYDRGNVGASRANIGQIGTNVIIAYEETKGSQGFVIGKYIRYHTFVWNLPPVGGEVGCIISEPHENARRVRFLTQEATNDVPRVFFYKQGEYDQGGPSDIFLRRTTGGQITPESLSPPVDAVNCRSSVVTGGNPQIDITQPAALNFSGSDALKGGTGTAPGALSGDNPIENALAHRGVIRGNTIIVGYSYTPDLFRFQYLDDTDPYNFFIRRSTDGGLTWSEAVNMTPEITGPSRLTVKEPRIVGTPPTVAGGLPGNTQNPNVIYVGYGLQTNAREPIEVPRDVDIYMMVSLDEGLSWTRAKALSAGDVQGGYNDSLEDFETQIKVRPDGLEGHVVWSTNDGTVAAASYRRIDVVDLPPEPIFANGFEGD